Genomic DNA from Novosphingobium sp. TH158:
GTTCCTGCGCCACGAGGCTCCCACGCCGGTCGCAGCGAGCGAGCGCGTTGGACTGGCCGGGGGCGGCGCGTTGCATGTTTTCAAGGTAACCAATGCCGGCGCCATGGGACGGCTGGCGCTCGGCCGGGTGCTGGGCGAACCGCTGAGCGAAGGTGCCGAGCTCCTGGTCGATGGGGAGCCGTCGCGCACCGGATCGATCTTTTTCGTGCAGGGTGAAAAGACCGCGAAACAGGCCCGCGCAGCACCCGGAGACGTGATCGCCGTGGCCAAGGTGGACGGTGCCCGGCCCGGCTCGCTGCTGGGCAGCCGGAGCGCCGGGGTTCTTGGCGAAACGCCAATCGGCGCACCGGTGCGCAATGCGGCGATCGCGATCTCCACGCGTGATCGCAAGGATGACGTCAAGCTCTCCACCGCGCTTCACCGCCTGTGCGAGGAAGACCCGGCGCTTCAATGGCTGCAGGATGATGCCAGCCATGAGACCGTGCTGCGCGGCATCAACAACGAGCACTTGTCGGTCGTGCTGTCGCGGCTGGAGCGGCGCTATGGCGTGGCCGTGCAAGGCCGCCCACCGCGAATCGCCTATCGCGAATCGATCCGCAAGGCGGCCGGGGCGCGGGGGCGGCACAAGAAACAGTCGGGCGGACACGGACAGTACGGCGATTGCGTGATCGAGATCCGCCCGCTCGAGCGCGGGTCGGGCTTTGTCTTCGAGGACCGGATCACCGGCGGCGCCATCCCGCGGCAATATATCCCCGCTGTCGAAGCGGGTATCAGGGATGCCATGGAGCGCGGTCCGCTCGGCTTTCCGGTGGTCGATGTCGCAGTGACACTGACCGACGGATCGTGCCACTCCGTCGATTCGAGCGAGCTTGCATTCCGGATCGCGGGCAGGATGGCCATGGGCGAAGCTCTGGCTATGGCCTCCCCCTACCTGCTTGAACCGGTCGTCCGGATCAGCGTCGATACGCCTGCCGGCACGGGATCGAAGGCCGGGTCGGTTCTTTCCAGTCGCCGGGGCCAGATCCTTGGTCTGTCTCCGCACCCCGACTGGGCCCGCTGGGAGCGCGTCGAAGCACTGTTGCCCGAAGCCGGTCTGCACGGTCTCGATTCCGAATTGCGCTCCATGAGTCAGGGCCTGGCGAGCTTCACGGCGACATTCGACCATCTGTCGGAACTGGGCGGCAAGCAGGCCGACGAGGTCGTAAGGGCAAGGCTGGCCGAGGCTGCGTGAAGCGAACAAACGGAAACCGGCGCGAAGGGGGGACCTTCGCGCCGGCTGCTGGTTCCGAGCCACCCGCGCCGAGGCGCGGGCTTGGCGGCTCCTTGAAGATCAGATGTCGTCGTCCGCGTCCGGGCCGGACATCATCTCTTCGGCGACCTTGTCGGTCCGGCCGCGGATCGCGGCTTCCAGACGGTCGCAAACTTCGGGATTTTCCTTGAGGTAGGTCTTGGCATTCTCGCGCCCCTGACCGATGCGGATCGAGTCATAGGAGAACCACGCGCCCGACTTTTCGACGATGCCGGCCTTGACGCCGAGATCGAGGATTTCGCCGATCTTCGA
This window encodes:
- a CDS encoding elongation factor G, yielding MGNTPFGSTPDGSKATRAVVLVGPAGTGKTSLAEALLFASGAINRQGSVEAGNTVGDTSPEARARRGSTELNLMHFDYMGDRFALIDTPGAPGFAADALAALPAADMALVVIDPSPERAALVEPVLRRLDELGLPHAIFVNKIETARAGAVRELVAELQPMSREPLALRQIPIREGDHVTGYVDLALERAYRYRPGKESERVEIPGDVLLREKEERTHLLETLADFDVALMEALLMDEQPEQATVMGDLAADTGANKIVPVLLGSALGDGGVHRLLKFLRHEAPTPVAASERVGLAGGGALHVFKVTNAGAMGRLALGRVLGEPLSEGAELLVDGEPSRTGSIFFVQGEKTAKQARAAPGDVIAVAKVDGARPGSLLGSRSAGVLGETPIGAPVRNAAIAISTRDRKDDVKLSTALHRLCEEDPALQWLQDDASHETVLRGINNEHLSVVLSRLERRYGVAVQGRPPRIAYRESIRKAAGARGRHKKQSGGHGQYGDCVIEIRPLERGSGFVFEDRITGGAIPRQYIPAVEAGIRDAMERGPLGFPVVDVAVTLTDGSCHSVDSSELAFRIAGRMAMGEALAMASPYLLEPVVRISVDTPAGTGSKAGSVLSSRRGQILGLSPHPDWARWERVEALLPEAGLHGLDSELRSMSQGLASFTATFDHLSELGGKQADEVVRARLAEAA